The DNA region TTTGTAGCGTGTTTAAGCAATGTTTAAATAAAGTTTTTTCAGTAGCCATGGCTTTACTGCTGTTGTTTTCAACGGTGTCTTTTACTGTTGAAAAGCACTATTGCGGTGATGTGTTGGTTGATGCGGCCATATTCAGCGATGTGGAAAAATGCGCTATGGAGGCTTTTGAAATGCTTCAGAAAAAAACATGCTGTAAGGATGAAATTGACGTGATAAAAGGTCAGGACGAACTCAAGTTTTCTTCATTTGAAGATTTGGATTTCGACCAACAATTATTTTTACAAACGTTCACTTATGCTTATTTGGGGCTTTTTGAAAGCTTTCCCAAACAAACCATTCCGCATAAAGATTATTCCCCACCAAACTTGATTGCTGATATTCAGTTAATGGATCAGGTTTTCATCATTTGATTTATAATTTTCCTTTTTGTCATTCCCGTGTAGACGGGAATCCACTCCATTAGAAAAATTAAAATCAAATTCAAAAATCATGAAACATACATATACAGTTACGGGTATGACCTGTAACGGCTGTAAAGCTTCTGTTGAGAAAGCTTTAAAGGCATTGCCCAATGTGGTTGAAGCCTCAGCAAATGTTGACAGGGCGGAGGTTTCGATAGAAATGTCGCAACACATCCCCACGGAAACATTACGGCAAGCATTACCAGAAAAATATGCTCTATCCGAGAAAAATATTTTTCAAAGTACAAGTTCAATGCAAGCAGAGGTGCAAAAAAGTGATTGGCAACAATTGTTCCCTCTATTTTTAATTTTTGGCTACATTACCGTGGCCTCCATTTTGCTCAATTACACCCCGTGGAACGTAGAACAGTTTATGCTCGATTTTATGGGGCTGTTCTATATTG from Tamlana crocina includes:
- a CDS encoding MauE/DoxX family redox-associated membrane protein codes for the protein MKHTYTVTGMTCNGCKASVEKALKALPNVVEASANVDRAEVSIEMSQHIPTETLRQALPEKYALSEKNIFQSTSSMQAEVQKSDWQQLFPLFLIFGYITVASILLNYTPWNVEQFMLDFMGLFYIVFSFFKLLDLKGFPDSFKMYDPLAKALPAYGWAYPFIEVALGLMFLMRIEIPVALIVTLVILGITTIGVTKTLLDKKSIQCACLGTALKLPMTKATFIENSIMIVMAIVMLVKTYN